The following coding sequences lie in one Populus trichocarpa isolate Nisqually-1 chromosome 14, P.trichocarpa_v4.1, whole genome shotgun sequence genomic window:
- the LOC18104958 gene encoding pollen-specific leucine-rich repeat extensin-like protein 3: MQASTCFLVICLLLLSSFSSFSVALSHSEASFIARRQPLSLKKNVNLPDYFELKIELNITFPNPRLRKAYIALQAWKKAIRSDPFNITGNWEGLRVCDYNGVFCAPALDDPKQNVVAGIDLNHFDIVGYLPVELGLLTDIALFHINSNRFSGIIPKSFSRLTLLHELDVSNNRLVGPFPEVVISLPSLKYLDIRYNDFEGGLPPEVFEKDLDALFLNNNRFTSTIPETLGSSPASVVVIANNKLTGCIPSSIGKMGSTLNEFVFLNNSLSGCLPSEIGKLGNATVLDVGSNSFSGVLPRCFKGLSQVERLDVSHNLLTGFVPEGICKLPNLVNFTFSYNYFNGEAQACSPPKRKDITMDDTSNCLPDRPKQKSPKICHPVVSKPVDCNKAMCGGSPSSSSLPKPPPQPSPSPKAHPPKVPKPAPCPPKLKLHPKPAPAPAPAPTDDHNEESTISHSPSSPPPLVYSPPPPAYSSPPTAHLAPPLVHSPLPPVHSPPTAAPVPAPAPADNPSDKSPVDHFLSSPPPLIPSPPPPVHSPPPPIHSPPPPVHSPPPPVHSPPPPMVSPPPPPKVVVPPNLGFSYSSPPPPTLPGY, from the coding sequence ATGCAGGCCTCTACCTGCTTCTTAGTAATCTGTCTTCTCCTTTTGTCTTCCTTCTCATCTTTCTCCGTAGCTCTGTCTCATTCCGAAGCCTCGTTCATTGCTCGACGCCAACCACTGTCCCTTAAAAAGAATGTGAATTTGCCAGATTACTTCgaattgaaaattgagcttaaCATTACCTTTCCTAATCCAAGGCTTAGAAAAGCATACATTGCACTTCAAGCATGGAAAAAAGCTATACGTTCAGACCCTTTCAATATCACAGGAAACTGGGAAGGGCTGAGAGTTTGTGATTACAATGGTGTCTTTTGTGCTCCGGCTCTTGATGACCCAAAACAAAACGTTGTAGCTGGAATTGATCTCAACCATTTTGACATTGTCGGCTATCTTCCTGTGGAGTTGGGTCTATTGACAGACATTGCTCTATTTCACATCAATTCCAACAGGTTCAGTGGGATTATTCCTAAAAGTTTCTCAAGGCTAACTCTTCTCCATGAGCTAGATGTGAGCAACAACCGTCTCGTTGGACCATTCCCAGAAGTTGTTATATCATTGCCTTCACTTAAGTACCTTGATATTAGATATAATGATTTCGAGGGTGGATTGCCACCTGAGGTTTTCGAAAAGGATCTTGATGCGTTGTTCTTGAACAACAATAGGTTCACATCAACAATTCCTGAAACTCTTGGATCATCCCCTGCTTCTGTTGTGGTGATTGCCAATAACAAGCTAACAGGCTGCATTCCAAGTAGCATTGGCAAGATGGGCAGCACATTGAacgaatttgttttcttgaacaACAGCCTTTCAGGTTGTTTACCGTCCGAGATTGGAAAACTTGGAAATGCAACAGTTCTTGACGTTGGCTCAAATTCATTCAGTGGGGTATTGCCAAGGTGTTTCAAAGGTCTGAGTCAGGTCGAGCGCCTTGATGTTTCCCACAACCTGCTTACAGGTTTTGTTCCTGAAGGAATATGTAAATTGCCAAACTTGGTGAACTTCACATTCTCATATAACTATTTCAATGGCGAGGCACAAGCGTGCAGCCCACCAAAGAGAAAGGACATTACCATGGATGACACAAGCAATTGTTTACCAGACAGGCCTAAACAGAAATCACCGAAAATATGCCACCCAGTTGTGAGCAAACCTGTTGATTGCAACAAGGCAATGTGTGGAGGATCACCGTCCAGTTCGTCCTTGCCAAAGCCACCTCCACAACCGTCACCATCACCTAAGGCACATCCGCCAAAGGTACCAAAGCCAGCACCTTGTCCACCTAAATTAAAATTGCATCCAAAACCAGCTCCAGCTCCTGCACCAGCACCTACTGATGATCATAATGAAGAATCAACAATCAGCCATTCTCCTTCATCTCCACCTCCATTAGTCTATTCCCCACCTCCTCCTGCTTACTCTTCGCCACCAACAGCTCATTTAGCACCTCCACTGGTTCACTCACCTCTGCCGCCAGTTCATTCTCCACCAACAGCAGCTCCAGTTCCAGCACCAGCACCTGCTGATAATCCTTCTGACAAATCACCAGTCGACCATTTTCTTTCATCCCCTCCTCCACTAATCCCTTCCCCGCCTCCTCCAGTTCactctccaccaccaccaattCATTCACCACCCCCTCCGGTTCACTCTCCACCTCCACCTGTCCATTCCCCGCCTCCTCCTATGGtctctccaccaccacctccaaaGGTCGTTGTTCCACCAAATCTCGGCTTCTCATACTCATCGCCACCTCCACCAACGTTGCCAGGATACTAA